A part of Silvimonas soli genomic DNA contains:
- the eutC gene encoding ethanolamine ammonia-lyase subunit EutC — translation MTAKDPLATDTEEAVTLNPWQALRQLTPARIALGRAGISQPTAVQLAFQLDHARARDAVHAPLPVEAVRAAIAALGFDTLALHSAAADRHVYLQRPDLGRRLDDASAALLATNYSAPDPARYDIAFVVADGLSSLAIERHAAPLLDKMRQALPASSRIAPVCVVEQGRVAIGDEIGEALGARIVVVMIGERPGLSSPDSMGLYLTWAPRRGLTDAARNCISNVRLAGLSYDEAARRLCYLLREAQARQLSGVLLKDETTTLQGNLETGATTLVPGPTPADAGDY, via the coding sequence ATGACGGCCAAAGACCCACTCGCCACCGACACCGAAGAAGCGGTGACGCTCAACCCTTGGCAAGCGCTACGCCAGCTAACGCCCGCTCGCATCGCCTTGGGCCGCGCGGGGATCAGCCAACCCACCGCCGTGCAGTTGGCGTTTCAGTTAGACCACGCCCGCGCCCGCGATGCGGTGCATGCGCCGTTACCGGTTGAAGCTGTCCGCGCCGCCATCGCCGCGCTCGGTTTTGACACGCTGGCCTTGCACAGTGCCGCCGCCGACCGGCACGTCTACCTGCAACGACCTGATCTGGGGCGACGTCTGGACGATGCTTCAGCCGCTTTGCTGGCCACCAACTACAGCGCACCTGATCCCGCCCGCTATGACATCGCGTTTGTGGTGGCAGATGGTCTTTCGTCATTGGCGATTGAGCGCCATGCGGCACCGCTGCTGGACAAGATGCGGCAGGCCCTGCCCGCGTCATCCCGCATTGCGCCGGTTTGCGTAGTCGAACAAGGCCGCGTTGCCATCGGTGACGAGATCGGCGAGGCGCTGGGCGCGCGCATTGTGGTGGTCATGATCGGCGAGCGGCCCGGCCTGAGTTCGCCCGACAGCATGGGTTTATATCTGACCTGGGCTCCCCGACGGGGACTGACCGACGCCGCGCGCAACTGTATTTCCAACGTGCGGCTCGCAGGGCTGAGCTACGACGAAGCCGCACGGCGTTTGTGCTATTTGCTGCGCGAGGCCCAAGCCCGGCAGTTATCTGGCGTGTTGCTGAAAGATGAAACCACAACGCTGCAAGGCAACCTGGAAACCGGGGCCACAACCTTGGTACCGGGACCTACGCCCGCGGATGCGGGTGATTATTGA
- a CDS encoding ethanolamine ammonia-lyase subunit EutB has protein sequence MARYTITLGLHTYTFDDLRALMARATPQRSGDELAGVAARSEEERVAAQMCLADLPLQVFLNEALVPYEDDDITRLILDHHNAQAFAPVSHLTVGGLRDWLLSDLATESTLAAIAPGLTPEMVAAVCKIMRNQDLILVARKCRVVTRMRGTLGLAGRMSTRLQPNHPTDDAGGIAASILDGLLYGNGDAMIGINPATDNVAQVAHLLEMLDAVITRYEIPTQSCVLTHVTNTLHAMDRGAPVDLVFQSIGGTEATNRSFGVDFALLAEARDAALSLRRGTDFDGVRGDNVMYFETGQGSALSANAHHGCDQQTIEARAYALAREFKPFLVNTVVGFIGPEYLYNGKQIIRAGLEDHFCGKLLGVPMGCDVCYTNHAEADQDDMDTLLTLLGVAGCNFIMGVPGADDVMLNYQSTSFHDALYVRRVLGLRPAPEFEAWLERMQIFAPGGPALLTNTTPPIFAQALAGDSR, from the coding sequence ATGGCGCGTTACACGATCACTCTCGGTCTGCATACCTACACCTTCGACGACCTGCGCGCATTGATGGCCCGCGCTACGCCGCAACGTTCGGGCGATGAGTTGGCAGGGGTAGCGGCGCGCAGTGAGGAGGAACGCGTAGCCGCGCAAATGTGCCTGGCTGACTTGCCCTTGCAGGTATTCCTGAACGAGGCGCTGGTTCCGTATGAAGACGACGACATCACCCGGCTGATCTTAGACCACCACAACGCCCAAGCCTTCGCGCCGGTCAGCCATCTCACGGTCGGAGGATTGCGCGATTGGCTATTGTCTGATCTGGCAACCGAATCCACCCTGGCCGCAATTGCGCCAGGTTTGACGCCAGAGATGGTGGCAGCGGTCTGCAAAATCATGCGCAATCAGGACTTGATTCTGGTGGCGCGCAAATGCCGTGTAGTAACGCGCATGCGTGGCACGTTGGGCCTGGCCGGGCGTATGTCGACGCGGCTGCAACCCAATCACCCGACCGATGATGCGGGCGGTATCGCCGCCAGCATTCTGGATGGCCTGCTCTATGGCAACGGCGATGCCATGATCGGTATCAACCCGGCGACCGACAACGTGGCGCAAGTCGCGCATTTGCTCGAAATGCTCGATGCCGTGATCACCCGCTACGAGATTCCCACGCAGTCGTGTGTGCTCACCCATGTGACCAATACGCTGCACGCCATGGACCGCGGCGCACCGGTGGACCTGGTGTTCCAGTCCATTGGAGGGACTGAAGCCACCAATCGCAGCTTTGGCGTGGACTTTGCTCTGTTAGCCGAAGCCCGCGATGCCGCGCTGTCGTTACGCCGGGGAACCGATTTTGACGGTGTACGCGGCGACAACGTCATGTATTTCGAAACTGGCCAGGGCAGCGCGCTCTCGGCCAACGCACATCATGGCTGTGACCAGCAAACCATCGAAGCTCGCGCTTATGCCTTGGCGCGTGAGTTCAAGCCGTTTCTGGTCAATACCGTGGTCGGCTTTATCGGCCCGGAATACCTCTACAACGGCAAACAGATTATCCGCGCCGGGCTGGAAGACCACTTTTGCGGCAAGTTGCTGGGCGTGCCGATGGGCTGCGACGTCTGTTACACCAACCATGCCGAGGCCGATCAGGACGATATGGATACCCTGTTAACGCTGTTGGGTGTGGCCGGTTGCAATTTCATCATGGGGGTTCCCGGTGCCGATGATGTAATGCTCAATTATCAGAGCACGTCGTTCCACGATGCCCTCTACGTGCGCCGGGTATTGGGCCTGCGCCCCGCGCCGGAGTTTGAAGCGTGGCTGGAACGCATGCAGATTTTTGCTCCGGGCGGACCGGCTTTGCTGACCAACACCACCCCGCCGATATTTGCCCAGGCCTTGGCGGGCGATTCCCGATGA
- a CDS encoding acyltransferase family protein — protein MTANPSIQPGRHNGLDTLRALAITLVFMYHYAAFVSGEYTFGLGSELGWMGVDLFFVLSGYLIANQLLAGLVARRKLSLKAFYVRRALRTLPVFWVVLALYFAFPSIMGGNTPPALWRFVSFTQNWQLQPGTAFSHAWSLCIEEQFYLVLPLILLAGARFGTSRTQAWLVLAGLIITGIVSRTLLWQAYSQGSANHTDYFYYANIYYTTLCRADEFLPGVAIALIKHLRPAFWQKLIQRGQRNLFAGVVAITLVMWGMHQSYYVANHGYGFWMTTFGYSLGAMAFGLLVIAALSPSSWLARVRIPGAYTLAIWSYSFYLIHKPVAHIVQQLLKPMGVPGSLLLVVVTLACLLATWLLHHWIEQPAMRWRDRHLPGNFEKPVIPTLAVQQT, from the coding sequence ATGACTGCCAATCCTTCAATCCAGCCCGGGCGCCATAACGGCCTGGATACGTTACGTGCCTTGGCCATTACGCTGGTGTTTATGTATCACTACGCCGCGTTCGTGAGTGGTGAATACACCTTTGGTCTGGGCAGCGAATTGGGCTGGATGGGGGTGGATTTATTCTTTGTGCTCAGCGGTTATCTGATTGCCAATCAGCTATTGGCTGGTTTGGTCGCTCGGCGCAAATTATCACTTAAAGCATTTTATGTGCGCCGTGCTCTGCGCACGCTCCCGGTCTTCTGGGTGGTATTGGCGCTGTACTTTGCCTTTCCGTCAATCATGGGTGGCAATACGCCGCCCGCACTCTGGCGCTTTGTCAGCTTTACCCAGAATTGGCAATTGCAACCAGGCACGGCGTTTTCGCATGCCTGGTCTTTGTGTATTGAAGAACAGTTTTATCTGGTGTTGCCGCTGATTTTGCTGGCGGGAGCCAGGTTTGGCACAAGCCGCACCCAGGCGTGGCTGGTATTGGCGGGATTAATCATCACCGGCATCGTTAGCCGAACTCTGCTCTGGCAGGCGTATAGCCAAGGTAGCGCGAACCACACGGACTATTTCTATTACGCCAATATCTATTACACCACCTTATGCCGCGCCGATGAATTCCTGCCCGGCGTGGCAATCGCGCTGATCAAACATCTGCGTCCCGCGTTCTGGCAAAAGCTGATCCAGCGTGGCCAGCGCAACTTGTTTGCCGGCGTAGTCGCAATCACCCTGGTCATGTGGGGCATGCACCAGTCGTACTACGTGGCGAATCATGGCTACGGCTTCTGGATGACCACTTTTGGCTATTCGCTGGGTGCAATGGCCTTTGGCTTGCTGGTTATAGCGGCGCTGAGCCCGTCTAGCTGGCTTGCCCGCGTGCGTATTCCGGGTGCGTATACCTTGGCCATCTGGTCGTACTCGTTCTATTTGATCCACAAACCCGTGGCGCATATCGTGCAGCAACTGCTTAAACCAATGGGAGTGCCCGGCTCGCTCTTGCTGGTTGTGGTGACGCTGGCGTGTTTGCTGGCGACATGGCTGCTTCATCACTGGATTGAGCAACCCGCAATGCGCTGGCGTGACCGGCACTTGCCAGGCAATTTTGAAAAGCCGGTGATACCCACCTTGGCCGTCCAGCAAACTTGA
- a CDS encoding Card1-like endonuclease domain-containing protein produces the protein MDRHLIAFADASEPDLITPALDARFKVRNVTLLADAGNVSRANYIASVCRDANLNTSVMPIPHGWHPEPIRVRLKEIIARGELPYLFNLSGANPIHSAIAHEVALGHQVPAFVVNPSSDQIHWLAHAPGDLPSDDGNVQDRLTLESFFAVYGIEIVSCSRRLHRPKPQMDAAADVLAHLAVQHPELINKLNGVCSLLTAEHETRNPIPNHPALLSALRATGLCRILPDLRLNLAQFDSRQFLGGGWFEWWLLHQVESLTPGMPIQDAAASVRVRLPNDVSNEFDVAILSNNHLYLIEAKTINAGMTDKGIGLPTLFKLDSVSTLGGLHADAMIASLSLPTLREANRAMAQDIEIVAGHALTLVQSHLRDWLRD, from the coding sequence ATGGATCGCCACCTGATTGCCTTTGCCGACGCCTCCGAGCCGGATTTGATCACCCCCGCGCTGGATGCCCGCTTCAAGGTGCGCAATGTCACGCTATTGGCCGATGCGGGCAATGTCAGCCGCGCCAACTACATTGCCAGCGTGTGCCGCGATGCCAATCTCAATACCTCGGTGATGCCCATCCCGCATGGCTGGCACCCGGAACCCATCCGCGTGCGCCTGAAAGAGATCATCGCGCGCGGCGAGTTACCGTATTTGTTCAATCTGTCTGGCGCGAACCCGATTCACAGCGCCATTGCCCACGAGGTTGCACTGGGCCATCAAGTACCGGCGTTTGTGGTGAACCCATCCAGCGACCAGATCCACTGGCTGGCCCACGCGCCGGGTGATTTGCCCAGCGATGATGGCAACGTGCAAGACCGGCTGACGCTGGAAAGTTTCTTTGCGGTATATGGTATCGAGATTGTCTCGTGCAGCCGCCGTTTGCATCGGCCCAAACCGCAAATGGATGCCGCCGCTGACGTGCTCGCCCACCTGGCCGTGCAGCACCCGGAACTGATCAACAAGCTCAACGGCGTGTGCTCGTTGCTGACCGCCGAACATGAAACACGCAACCCCATCCCCAACCATCCGGCGTTGTTGTCGGCCCTGCGCGCCACTGGCCTGTGCCGCATCCTGCCGGATTTACGACTCAATCTGGCCCAGTTTGATTCGCGCCAGTTTCTGGGCGGCGGCTGGTTTGAATGGTGGTTGCTGCACCAGGTAGAAAGCCTCACCCCGGGCATGCCGATCCAGGACGCCGCAGCCAGCGTACGGGTGCGTTTGCCTAATGATGTTTCCAACGAGTTTGATGTGGCGATCCTCAGCAATAACCATCTGTATCTGATCGAAGCCAAAACCATCAACGCCGGTATGACCGACAAAGGCATCGGCCTGCCAACGTTGTTCAAGCTCGATAGCGTATCCACCCTCGGCGGCTTGCACGCCGACGCCATGATCGCCAGCTTGTCTCTGCCCACGCTGCGCGAAGCCAACCGGGCAATGGCGCAGGATATCGAAATCGTCGCCGGGCATGCGTTAACGCTGGTGCAATCGCATTTGCGGGATTGGTTGCGGGATTAA
- a CDS encoding sodium:calcium antiporter, whose translation MILTIFLFFISALAIYLACEYFVNGIEWCGRHMKLGATAVGTVLAAFGTALPESAVTFTAVVFGKTDQARDIGVGAAMGGPLVLATVAYAVVGGALWLNRRRLQRADRLVQVDHKRLAHDQLAFLSIFVFKVALGLVAFTIKPWLGVLFLAAYAIYVWREITSAETAPEEEELEPLKLRPQNASMGWAALQSLLALGVIAVASHTFVAQLESIGAALGIAPHIVALLLSPVATELPEIMNTLIWVRQGKERLALANISGAMMIQATIPSALGLFFTPWRFDGPLLVSGIITACAIVVLWNLFRRGQVDSRKLVAVGLLYAVFAVYVGVHFYG comes from the coding sequence ATGATCCTGACGATCTTCCTGTTTTTTATTTCTGCGCTGGCCATTTACCTGGCCTGTGAATACTTCGTGAACGGCATCGAGTGGTGTGGTCGCCATATGAAGCTGGGCGCCACTGCCGTCGGCACTGTGCTGGCGGCGTTTGGCACCGCCTTGCCCGAAAGCGCCGTAACGTTCACCGCCGTGGTTTTCGGCAAAACCGATCAGGCGCGGGATATTGGCGTGGGCGCGGCCATGGGTGGCCCGCTGGTGCTGGCGACGGTGGCTTATGCCGTGGTCGGTGGCGCGCTGTGGCTCAATCGTCGCCGTCTGCAACGGGCGGATCGGCTGGTGCAAGTCGATCACAAACGGCTGGCGCACGACCAACTGGCGTTTCTCTCCATCTTTGTATTCAAGGTGGCGTTGGGGCTGGTGGCGTTTACCATCAAACCGTGGCTGGGGGTGTTGTTCCTGGCGGCCTACGCGATCTACGTCTGGCGTGAAATTACCTCGGCGGAAACTGCGCCAGAAGAGGAAGAACTCGAACCACTAAAGTTGCGGCCCCAAAACGCCTCGATGGGCTGGGCAGCGTTGCAGTCGTTGCTGGCGCTGGGCGTGATCGCCGTGGCCTCGCATACCTTTGTCGCGCAGCTGGAAAGCATCGGTGCCGCGCTGGGGATCGCCCCGCATATCGTCGCGTTGCTGCTGAGCCCGGTCGCCACTGAGTTGCCGGAAATCATGAACACGCTGATCTGGGTGCGCCAGGGCAAAGAGCGGCTGGCGCTGGCCAATATCTCTGGCGCCATGATGATTCAGGCCACCATCCCGAGCGCACTTGGCTTGTTCTTCACGCCGTGGCGCTTTGATGGCCCGTTGCTGGTATCGGGCATCATCACCGCCTGTGCCATCGTGGTGCTATGGAATCTGTTCCGCCGTGGCCAGGTAGACAGTCGCAAGCTAGTGGCGGTTGGTCTGTTGTATGCGGTGTTCGCGGTTTACGTGGGCGTGCATTTTTACGGGTAA
- a CDS encoding Gfo/Idh/MocA family protein: MNRRLRLGMVGGGQGAFIGAVHRLAARVDDCYELVAGALSSDPQRAAASAADTRIDPARSYTDYREMARAEAAREDGIDVVAIVTPNHLHAPVATAFLEAGIHVICDKPLAISLAEGLALQQLARSKNKLFALTHTYSGYPLVRHAKQLIADGALGDIRVVQVEYAQDWLSEPLELTDNKQAGWRADPKRAGPAGCLGDIGTHAYHLAGYVSGQYPRSIAAELHTFVPGRQLDDHVQAMLRYANGARGMLWASQVAAGEENALYLRIYGTKAGIAFDQQNPNELLFTPLGGETQRLTRGRVQSAEAIHATRVPPGHPEGYLEAFAQLYRDAALQILALDEGLAIPPASRLLTTVDDGVAGMQFIDAVLKSHAADGRWVEVAP, encoded by the coding sequence ATGAATCGACGTTTACGTCTTGGTATGGTCGGCGGCGGGCAAGGCGCGTTTATTGGCGCGGTGCATCGGCTGGCTGCGCGGGTTGACGACTGTTACGAACTGGTCGCGGGAGCCTTGTCGTCGGACCCGCAACGTGCCGCTGCCAGCGCAGCAGACACTCGTATCGACCCCGCCCGCAGTTACACCGATTACCGCGAAATGGCTCGCGCCGAAGCCGCGCGCGAAGATGGCATTGATGTGGTCGCGATTGTCACACCCAACCACTTGCATGCTCCGGTCGCGACGGCTTTTCTGGAAGCAGGCATCCACGTGATCTGCGATAAACCGTTGGCGATTTCGCTGGCGGAAGGCCTCGCGTTACAACAACTGGCGCGCAGCAAGAACAAGCTGTTTGCGCTGACTCACACCTATTCCGGTTACCCGCTGGTACGCCACGCCAAACAATTGATCGCTGACGGCGCGCTGGGTGACATCCGCGTGGTGCAAGTGGAATACGCGCAAGACTGGCTGTCCGAGCCACTGGAACTGACCGACAACAAACAGGCCGGTTGGCGAGCCGACCCCAAGCGCGCCGGACCCGCCGGATGCCTGGGCGATATCGGCACCCACGCGTATCACCTGGCCGGATATGTCAGCGGGCAATACCCGCGCTCCATTGCCGCCGAGTTGCATACCTTTGTGCCAGGTCGCCAGCTGGATGATCACGTGCAAGCCATGTTGCGCTATGCCAATGGCGCGCGCGGCATGTTGTGGGCTAGCCAGGTTGCCGCAGGCGAAGAAAACGCGCTGTATTTGCGCATCTACGGCACCAAAGCCGGGATCGCCTTCGACCAGCAAAATCCTAACGAATTGCTGTTTACGCCTTTGGGCGGCGAAACCCAGCGGCTCACCCGAGGCCGCGTGCAAAGCGCAGAGGCCATTCACGCGACCCGCGTACCACCAGGGCATCCGGAAGGTTATCTGGAAGCGTTCGCCCAGCTATATCGGGATGCCGCCTTGCAGATTCTGGCGCTGGATGAAGGCCTGGCTATCCCGCCCGCCAGCCGTTTATTGACGACGGTGGATGACGGCGTGGCTGGCATGCAGTTCATTGACGCCGTGCTGAAAAGCCACGCCGCCGACGGGCGCTGGGTGGAAGTCGCACCGTAA
- a CDS encoding sugar phosphate isomerase/epimerase family protein has protein sequence MKTIKGPAIFLAQFMGDAAPFDTLPRLAQWAAGLGYEAVQIPADPRLLDLQLAATSQTYCDDLHGMLAGYGIQISELSTHLQGQLVAVHPAYDSLFDGFAAPAVRGNPPARTAWAIEQLKLAAQASQRLGLSAHVTFSGALAWPYFYPWPQRPAGLVEAAFAELGKRWLPILQVFDEAGVDVCYELHPGEDLHDGVTFERFLDEVGQHPRANILFDPSHMVVQQMDYLAFIDIYHARIKAFHVKDAEFRPDGRQGVYGGYNGWVNRAGRFRSLGDGQIDFKAIFSKMAQYDFPGWAVLEWECALKHPEDGAREGAAFIREHIIRVAERAFDDFAGSGVDHAQLKQLMGL, from the coding sequence ATGAAAACCATCAAAGGCCCGGCTATTTTCCTTGCCCAGTTCATGGGCGACGCAGCGCCGTTTGATACGCTACCGCGACTGGCGCAATGGGCGGCTGGGCTGGGTTATGAGGCGGTCCAGATTCCGGCTGATCCGCGTTTGCTTGATTTGCAACTGGCGGCGACCAGCCAGACTTATTGCGATGATCTGCACGGCATGCTGGCCGGATATGGCATTCAGATATCCGAGTTATCTACGCATCTGCAAGGACAGCTGGTGGCGGTGCATCCGGCTTATGACAGCCTGTTTGATGGCTTTGCTGCGCCAGCCGTGCGTGGCAATCCACCGGCGCGGACCGCGTGGGCGATTGAGCAACTCAAGCTCGCTGCGCAAGCATCGCAACGCCTGGGTTTAAGCGCGCATGTCACATTCAGCGGCGCACTGGCATGGCCTTATTTTTACCCGTGGCCACAACGCCCGGCTGGGCTGGTGGAAGCGGCATTTGCCGAGTTGGGTAAACGCTGGCTGCCCATTTTGCAGGTGTTTGACGAGGCGGGTGTGGACGTCTGCTACGAGCTGCATCCCGGCGAAGACCTGCACGATGGCGTGACTTTCGAGCGCTTTCTGGATGAGGTCGGCCAACATCCGCGCGCCAATATCCTGTTCGACCCCAGTCACATGGTGGTGCAACAAATGGATTACCTGGCGTTTATCGACATCTATCACGCCCGCATCAAGGCGTTTCACGTGAAAGACGCCGAGTTCCGCCCCGATGGCCGCCAAGGTGTTTATGGCGGTTACAACGGCTGGGTGAACCGTGCCGGGCGGTTCAGATCACTGGGCGATGGTCAGATCGACTTCAAGGCCATCTTCTCGAAAATGGCGCAATACGACTTTCCCGGCTGGGCCGTGCTGGAGTGGGAATGCGCGCTCAAGCATCCGGAAGACGGCGCACGCGAAGGCGCTGCGTTTATTCGTGAACACATTATTCGCGTGGCCGAGCGGGCGTTTGATGACTTTGCCGGTAGCGGCGTGGATCACGCGCAGTTAAAGCAGTTGATGGGCTTGTGA
- a CDS encoding substrate-binding domain-containing protein, translating into MKGFTQVLSAGVLALAATAISPAFAAEKVTLGVSIPTADHGFTGGIVWWANEAKKDLEKKYPDLKVIVKTAANAPEQANQLQDLVTVNKINALVIFPYESASLTQPVGQVKKKGVYVTVVDRGLTDTSAQDAYVAGDNTAFGKLPAEYLVKQLGGKGNIVALRGIPTTLDNERYDAFSGVIKNSPDMKILDAKYANWNRDDAFKVTQDFLTRFKSIDAVWAADDDMAVGVLKAIDQAKRTDIKIVFGGAGSKGMVKTILDGSNKLIKADVSYSPKFIYDAVKLTAEARLKGDKLPATTIIPSVLITKDNAKEFYFPDSPF; encoded by the coding sequence ATGAAAGGCTTTACTCAAGTATTGAGCGCCGGTGTATTGGCGCTGGCAGCCACGGCAATCAGCCCGGCTTTTGCAGCAGAAAAAGTCACGTTGGGCGTGTCGATTCCCACCGCTGACCACGGCTTTACGGGCGGGATTGTGTGGTGGGCGAACGAGGCAAAAAAAGATCTGGAGAAGAAATATCCCGATCTGAAAGTCATCGTCAAAACCGCCGCCAACGCGCCGGAACAAGCCAACCAGTTGCAGGATCTGGTGACGGTCAACAAGATCAACGCGCTGGTGATCTTCCCGTATGAATCCGCCTCGCTCACGCAACCGGTGGGGCAGGTGAAGAAAAAGGGCGTGTATGTAACCGTGGTGGATCGCGGCCTGACGGATACCAGCGCACAAGATGCCTATGTGGCCGGTGACAACACCGCTTTCGGCAAATTGCCAGCGGAGTATCTGGTCAAACAGTTGGGCGGCAAAGGCAACATCGTGGCACTGCGCGGCATTCCGACCACACTGGATAACGAGCGTTATGACGCGTTTTCTGGCGTCATCAAAAACTCGCCAGACATGAAGATTCTGGATGCCAAATATGCCAACTGGAATCGCGACGACGCCTTCAAAGTCACCCAGGATTTCCTGACCCGCTTCAAGAGTATCGACGCGGTCTGGGCGGCGGATGACGACATGGCCGTGGGCGTGCTCAAAGCCATCGACCAGGCCAAACGCACCGATATCAAGATCGTGTTTGGCGGCGCAGGCTCCAAAGGTATGGTGAAAACCATTCTTGATGGCAGCAACAAACTGATCAAGGCCGACGTCTCGTACTCGCCCAAGTTTATCTACGACGCGGTCAAACTTACCGCCGAAGCCCGGCTGAAAGGCGACAAACTGCCAGCTACCACCATCATTCCATCGGTACTGATCACCAAGGACAACGCCAAGGAATTTTACTTCCCGGATTCGCCGTTCTGA
- a CDS encoding ABC transporter permease: MQPAPTETARPSTHWLSKLHAVGPLLGLIVLCIGGTLLNRDFATLDNLMNVLTRTAFIGIIAVGMTFVIISGGIDLSVGSMAALIAGSMIVLMNKLASSGLAGITIVLLGIALALILGALFGVMHGLLITKGRIEPFIVTLGTLGIFRAVLTWLADGGALTLDNTLNDLYGPVYYASFLGVPVPIWVFLLMAAGGVIILNRTAFGRHVQAIGSNEQVARYAAIRVDRVKIITYALLGLCVGVATVLYVPRLGSATPTTGLLWELEAIASVVVGGTALKGGEGRMLGTVIGAILLSVISNILNLTSIISVYLNAAVQGAVIIVVAFLQRGRR, from the coding sequence ATGCAACCGGCACCCACTGAAACCGCGCGTCCTTCTACGCACTGGCTGTCAAAACTGCATGCGGTTGGCCCACTGCTGGGGCTCATCGTCTTGTGCATTGGCGGCACCTTGCTGAATCGCGATTTCGCCACACTGGATAACCTGATGAACGTGCTCACGCGCACGGCTTTCATCGGCATCATCGCCGTGGGCATGACCTTTGTGATCATTTCTGGCGGCATCGATTTGTCCGTCGGCTCGATGGCGGCGCTGATCGCCGGCAGCATGATTGTGCTGATGAACAAGCTGGCCAGCAGCGGGCTGGCGGGCATCACCATTGTGTTGCTGGGCATTGCCCTGGCGCTGATCTTGGGTGCGCTATTTGGCGTGATGCACGGGCTGCTGATTACCAAGGGGCGGATCGAGCCGTTCATTGTCACGCTGGGTACGCTGGGCATCTTTCGCGCCGTGCTGACCTGGCTGGCCGACGGCGGCGCGCTGACGCTGGATAACACGCTCAATGATCTGTATGGCCCGGTGTATTACGCCAGTTTTCTGGGCGTACCGGTGCCCATCTGGGTGTTTTTGCTGATGGCGGCAGGCGGCGTGATCATCCTGAACCGCACGGCATTCGGGCGGCACGTACAGGCCATTGGCTCCAACGAACAAGTGGCGCGCTACGCGGCCATCCGCGTTGATCGGGTCAAGATCATTACCTACGCACTTCTCGGTTTGTGCGTGGGTGTCGCCACCGTGCTGTACGTGCCGCGGCTGGGTTCGGCCACGCCCACTACCGGCTTGTTGTGGGAGCTGGAAGCCATTGCTTCGGTCGTGGTTGGCGGCACTGCACTTAAAGGTGGCGAAGGCCGGATGCTGGGCACGGTAATCGGCGCGATTCTGCTATCGGTGATCAGCAATATTCTTAATCTCACCAGCATTATCAGCGTGTACCTGAACGCAGCCGTTCAGGGCGCGGTGATTATTGTGGTGGCGTTTTTGCAGCGCGGGCGCCGCTAG